The DNA sequence GTTATATTCTGGCATTCCCGGAACTGTAGGACAGGCATCATCTTTATCCAGAATACCGTCACCATCTGTATCCGGCCATGGACAGCCGTTATTTTCGGGAGGTCCTGCCACCGTAGGGCACGCATCATCTTTATCAATAACCCCGTCTCCATCAGATTCTACCCACGGACAGCCTTCGTTTTCTACCGGACCGGCAATATCAGGGCATTTATCCAGTTTATTAGGAATTCCATCCTGATCTTTATCTTTTCTGAAACTGTAAGTCTTTGGTCCTTTGTCTGTTTCAGTGTTTTTTTGAGTTTTACAGCTTGTCAATGCAACAAGCCCTAGCATGGTTATTACAATTTTTCTCATCTTTTTCAAATTTCGGGAGGAAATTATTAAAATAAATTTAAACTGATCAATAAATATTTGATAAACCGATTTTTTCTACATAAAGAAGAGAAATTCCCGAAGAAATCTCTCTTCCTAACATCACTTTTGAACTGTTTTATAACTCTCTATCAGTCTAATAAATTCTGAACGGTAGCCTTCCTCATCTTTATTTTTCCCTTCTTTAGCCAGTTTCTCAATATCAGAAAGATCTTTTCTCGTAATCAGTTCCGAATTTCTGAGTACCAAACCGAACCAAGCTACGGAAGAAGCAAATTTAAAATCCGGACTTGCTGAAGATATCCTGCTGCCATCGTTTTTAATAATCTTACTGATCTCACGGCTGGTATTTCCATCTGGTTTTTTATATCTGAACTTTATGGTTGCCAGTTCATCTCCAAACTCTTTTGATGAGGTATTTTGAGTATATTTCAAATCGTTGTCTTTGGGAACAAAATCTGATTGTACATCTGCAGGAATCACTTCATATAAAGCTGTAACGATATGTCCGCTTCCGAGTTCCCCAGCATCTATTTTATCATTGACAAAGTCCTCATTTTTCAGTTTTCTGTTCTCATAACCGATAAGACGATATGATTTTACATATTCAGGGTTAAATTCAATCTGAATTTTGACATCTTTGGCTATAGCGTACATACTTCCTGCAAATTCTTTCCCCAGAAACTTATTCGCCTCCTGCATATTATCAATATAAGCATAATTTCCATTTCCTTTATCTGCAAGGGTTTCCAGGGTATTGTCTTTATAATTGCCCATTCCAAAACCTAAACATGTTAAAAAGACTCCTGATTTTCTTTTATCCTCAATCAATGTTTGAAGATCTGAAGTTGAAGACATTCCTACATTGAAATCTCCGTCCGTTGCTATAATGACACGATTATTACCATCTTTCACAAAGTTTTCCTGTGCCAATTTATAGGCTAATTCAATTCCCGCTCCACCAGCTGTACTTCCTCCTGCCTGAAGATGATCCAATGCCTCTATAATTTTATCTTTTTCTGCTGCTGAAGTTGGGGGTAAAACCATTCCTGCACTTCCTGCGTACACTACAATTCCAACTTTATCCTTAGGTCTGAGTTGATTCAACAATACTTTAAAAGAAGACTTTAATAAGGGTAACTTATTTTCAGCATTCATTGAGCCTGAAACATCAATAAGGAAAATAAGGTTTGAGGCAGGCAGACGATCCATTGGAATATTCTTCCCCTGAAGTCCTATTTTAAGCAATTTATGCTTCGGATTCCATGGAGATTCACTGTATTCAGTATTAATTGAAAAAGGATCTTCATTTTGAGGTTGTGGATAATCATATTTAAAATAATTAACCATCTCTTCGATTCTTACTGCATTTTTATCAACTCTCTGTCCGTTATTGATCATTCTTCTTACATTGGAATAAGACGCATTATCAACATCAATAGAAAAAGTAGACAACGGCTGGCTTCGT is a window from the Chryseobacterium indologenes genome containing:
- a CDS encoding vWA domain-containing protein, whose amino-acid sequence is MENNHIDQQFNEASKLSEEPTVFPGFEKVWGKIEEKLDKNEEKKRSIPIWLPYGIAASLLIGMGAFYFMNKKEAVAPLQPVIVKNTTLRGPINKTDIAKIDSITKVNIQKEKKIVKPTENLAVNLDPTKYSVTVPSPPALPIPVPSDRVYQPIISEYYTERETNADKKANYISSGQRKDTNQVKNIEEVVVMGYSKTVKRNYVTESNAIASTSISNQPQPATYSSLQGSAPGIQISTSFGNKNKVNSIHQGFLSNSNPIMIRGAASVSSENAPLYVVNGILTKAYDFKNLDPNRIESVNVLKGSSATAIYGSKAANGVVVVTTKDLSRRERKRMKKLQEEINKQQQVSSVTQNDESYDAFVENPFELTRSQPLSTFSIDVDNASYSNVRRMINNGQRVDKNAVRIEEMVNYFKYDYPQPQNEDPFSINTEYSESPWNPKHKLLKIGLQGKNIPMDRLPASNLIFLIDVSGSMNAENKLPLLKSSFKVLLNQLRPKDKVGIVVYAGSAGMVLPPTSAAEKDKIIEALDHLQAGGSTAGGAGIELAYKLAQENFVKDGNNRVIIATDGDFNVGMSSTSDLQTLIEDKRKSGVFLTCLGFGMGNYKDNTLETLADKGNGNYAYIDNMQEANKFLGKEFAGSMYAIAKDVKIQIEFNPEYVKSYRLIGYENRKLKNEDFVNDKIDAGELGSGHIVTALYEVIPADVQSDFVPKDNDLKYTQNTSSKEFGDELATIKFRYKKPDGNTSREISKIIKNDGSRISSASPDFKFASSVAWFGLVLRNSELITRKDLSDIEKLAKEGKNKDEEGYRSEFIRLIESYKTVQK